Proteins from a genomic interval of Cupriavidus sp. P-10:
- a CDS encoding plasmid fertility inhibition factor family protein: protein MLSQISASCWRVTLHATRIPVRAVVFKPDIEDLVEWPVIVVCAGKLLSCWERDSYIVGPVGHWPSSKRAGIEEFLNEEGGAINVPRAGIYMQQVQRSWWSLRAKPPAPVVSFINGRHRTRYLIDAGVNSLPIQVHASQAALLREVCA from the coding sequence ATGCTCAGTCAGATCTCCGCCTCATGCTGGCGAGTCACCCTCCACGCGACTCGAATTCCGGTGAGGGCTGTCGTATTCAAGCCCGATATCGAAGACCTGGTCGAGTGGCCCGTCATCGTGGTGTGCGCGGGAAAGTTGCTTTCCTGTTGGGAGCGAGACAGCTACATCGTTGGTCCCGTAGGCCATTGGCCCAGCTCCAAACGGGCCGGCATCGAAGAGTTTCTCAATGAGGAGGGAGGGGCGATTAATGTCCCCCGCGCTGGCATTTACATGCAGCAGGTCCAACGCTCCTGGTGGTCGCTCCGGGCCAAACCTCCCGCGCCCGTCGTCTCTTTCATCAACGGAAGGCACCGCACCCGGTATCTGATCGATGCCGGGGTGAACTCTCTTCCCATCCAGGTCCACGCAAGTCAGGCCGCGCTCCTGCGCGAGGTCTGCGCGTAG